The genomic interval TCTGCCGGCGGCGTATGCGGTTACTGACTTTGCCACCGCGGCAATCGCCGCAGCCGCCCTCTCCGTAGCCGAACTCGCTGGGCGCGCGTTGTCAGGCATCCCCCCGGTCACCGTCGATCGGCGGCTTTCGTCCTTCTGGTTTGGGTGGTCGATTCGTCCGATCGGCTGGACGATGCCGGCGCCGTGGGATCCTATTGCGGGAGATTATCGCACCAGCGACGGTTGGATCAGGCTTCACACCAATGCCCCGCACCATCGGGCGGCGGCAGAGCAGGTGCTCGGACGGCACGGTGACCGTACCGGCATGGCGCGAGCGGTTGCCCCCTGGGCAAAGGCGGACCTTGAGGCGGCGATCGTCGACGCGGGAGGATGTGCAGCGGAGATGAGGTCGTCCGCGGAATGGATGGCCCATCCCCAAGGCAGGGCCGTAGCGGCAGAGCCGCTTGCTCACATTGTTGCCACGGACCGCGCAGATCGTTCATCGTCCTGGACGCCCACGCCGTCGCGGCCCCTTGCGGGTCTTCGCGTGCTCGACCTGACCCGTGTGCTTGCGGGACCGGTCGCGACCCGGTTCCTGGCCGGCTACGGCGCGGAGGTGCTGCGGATCGACCCTCCCGGCTGGGACGAGCCGGGCGTAATACCGGAAGTGACCCTGGGAAAGCGGTGTGCGCGGTTGGACCTTGAGGATGATGCCGGCCGGGAGCGGTTCGAAGCCTTGCTCGCGCAAGCCGACATGCTGCTGCACGGGTATCGGCCCGGCGCACTCGACCGGCTCGGCTACGATCCGGCCACACGGCGCTTCCTTGCGCCGGGACTGATTGACGTGTCGCTCAACGCCTACGGCTGGTCGGGGCCGTGGGCGACGCGGCGTGGGTTCGACAGCCTGGTGCAGATGAGCACCGGGATCGCGGAGACTGGCATGCACTGGCGTCAGTCGGACCGGCCGGTTCCGCTGCCGGTGCAGGCGCTCGACCACGCAACGGGCTATTTTATGGCAGCGACGGCGATCCGGGCCGTCACCCGACGACTGGGGGAGGGGTTGGGTACGGAGGCGCGTTTATCGCTTGCACGAACGGCCCGGCTGCTCGCCGACGGCGGCCCCGGCAACCCGTCGTCGCCCCTTTTATTGGAGGCGGGGGCGGATCTGTCCCTGCTCGTCGAATGCACAGATTGGGGCGACGCGCAACGCCTCGCGCCGCCGGCCGTGGTCGCTGGCGCGGCCATGCACTGGGCCTGCCCTGCCCGAAAGCTGGGCTCGGCAGCAGCGGTGTGGCCCTGAAGCATCATAAACCCAGCTCTGAAAGGCCGGGATGGTCATCCGGCCTTCGGCCCAGAAGCCAAAAATATTTACGCTGCGATTCCGCAATCGGCAGATCGTTGATGCTCGCCAGCCGTCGCGCCATCAACCCCTCGGCAGTAAATTCCCAGTTTTCGTTGCCGTAGGATCGAAACCAGTTGCCGCTGTCATCGTGCCATTCGTAAGCGAACCGGACGGCGATTCGGTTTTCACGAAATGCCCACACCTCCTTGATGAGACGATAATCCAACTCCTTGGCCCACTTCCGCGTCAGAAATTGGATAATGGCCTCACGGCCCGTAAAGAATTCGGACCGGTTGCGCCAAACACTGTCGACCGTATAGGCGAACGCCACTTGCTCCGGATTTCGACTGTTCCAGGCGTCTTCGGCGAGGCGGATTTTCCGAATCGCAGTTTCCTCAGAAAAGGGCGGCAATGGCGGTCGGGTGCTCGGAGGTGTGCTCATGAAGTTAGAATGCAGTGCGTTACCTTGACATCTTACAAGCTTTCTTACACGCTTTCGCTACCGTGGCGACCTGGAGAAGTGCCGCGGCTGCAACGCCGGCGGGCTGGCGCGGCGCACCCCGCCGACCGTGGCCGCTCGACCCCGGACGCGAGGAGAAACCGACCATGCCGGTCTACAAGGTCTTTACCTGGAACATGCAGCGCGGGCGGTCGATATCCCGCGGGGACGCGACGATTACGGAACGCTTCCGGGTGCTGAAGGACCTCGTCGATTGGGCCGATTTTGGCTTTATCACCGAGCCAGGCCAGGATGTCCGCAACGGTCTGAACGCCTACTACGGGTTGCAGGGACTCAGGGGGAGGTACTACGTCTCGACACTGGTCGACAACCAGAATGATGCCATGGCCTGCCGTCCGGTCGTCTATTCCAGGCACGGCTTCGCACGTGCTCCTCAGGGTGCCAAACCGTATCTCAGGTATCAATCCGGGGCCGAACAGGCGAACCGCCATCCCGCCGCCGGCATCGTGGCGCTGTTTAATGGCGACGGCCAGGGCAACAACGAGTTACTGCTTGTCTCCTTCCACGCCACGTCGGGATTCGGCGCCGCGCAGAATTGCGAGGGCTACTTCGATTCGTTCTACGAATTTGACGGGCACAGTTCCATCCCCCTGCTCTGGATCGTAGGAGGCGACTTCAACTGCAATCCCCGCAACGGCGTCTACATGCCGGCAGTCAGCACGCACCAGAGCAATCATATCCTCGACGGCTTTTTTGCCGACCAGCAGGCCACGAACTTTGAGGTGAAGCTGACAAGCGGCCCTCAAACCTACGTCGATGGCAACGACCCCGGCGAAGGGCAATTGATAATTGGCAATGCCAATGCCGGCAATGCCAACGCTCGTGGATTCGTCGTGAACGGCCTCCATCTGTCCGATCACTGCCCAGTGACTGCGCAGTTTCAAATCGAGCCGCTTCACGCCGGCATGGACGTGGATACGGCCGATATCCTCCCTGCCGGCACCCGCAGGACCAGGAAACGGAAGGTACCGACCGACTTTGATACCTCGACGACCAAGAAACCCAAGCGTTAGAGGACGCTGCCTCAGGGTACCTTGCTGGCCCTGTGGCTTTCAACTGCCGTAACGCGCTTTGCGCGCGAGGATCTGTTGATGAACAATCGGATGACCCTGATGCTAAGACGCAGGATCGGCAGGCTTTTCTGCGCCGCTTTCCTGTGGCTCTGGTTTTTTGCGGCCTCTGGGCCGCGGGGAGTGACGCAGCCGAGGAGTGGCTGAATGACGTTTACACTCGGCTGAGGCATAGGCTGACGGCTGCGGAGAAGGAAGCGCTGAAGCGGGAAGAGATCGAGTGGCTGAAAGAACGCGGAGGCTTCGGCGCGGCAGACGCTCGGCAACGGACGTGGCGGAGTGGAGGCGGTGAATAGAGCATGACCGGCGTAAGCCGGGTGAACCCATTCTTGGCCTCGACTCTCATCCGAAAGGAGTAGGCGAGTGCCTTTTCCTTGCCGACAGCCCCCTTTTTCATGCACAGTCCTTACCGGCTGAGGATTCGTCGAGCCCTGGAAGAGACGTTCCTGATCTGGAGTCGATCGTGCCACTAAGGATAACCTCACTGCTATGTGTAGATTCCCTCTCGCCTTGATTGAT from Verrucomicrobiota bacterium carries:
- a CDS encoding CoA transferase, which gives rise to MDAAASGLAKAVWTSFGGQENAASALSFTGEGDLPAAYAVTDFATAAIAAAALSVAELAGRALSGIPPVTVDRRLSSFWFGWSIRPIGWTMPAPWDPIAGDYRTSDGWIRLHTNAPHHRAAAEQVLGRHGDRTGMARAVAPWAKADLEAAIVDAGGCAAEMRSSAEWMAHPQGRAVAAEPLAHIVATDRADRSSSWTPTPSRPLAGLRVLDLTRVLAGPVATRFLAGYGAEVLRIDPPGWDEPGVIPEVTLGKRCARLDLEDDAGRERFEALLAQADMLLHGYRPGALDRLGYDPATRRFLAPGLIDVSLNAYGWSGPWATRRGFDSLVQMSTGIAETGMHWRQSDRPVPLPVQALDHATGYFMAATAIRAVTRRLGEGLGTEARLSLARTARLLADGGPGNPSSPLLLEAGADLSLLVECTDWGDAQRLAPPAVVAGAAMHWACPARKLGSAAAVWP
- a CDS encoding nuclear transport factor 2 family protein, coding for MSTPPSTRPPLPPFSEETAIRKIRLAEDAWNSRNPEQVAFAYTVDSVWRNRSEFFTGREAIIQFLTRKWAKELDYRLIKEVWAFRENRIAVRFAYEWHDDSGNWFRSYGNENWEFTAEGLMARRLASINDLPIAESQRKYFWLLGRRPDDHPGLSELGL